From Pleurocapsa sp. PCC 7319:
AGGAGGAGATAAAGAAGCTCTAGTTTACGATCCAGTCATCATAGAGCAAACATCATCTGGTGAAATTACTTGGTTTTGGCATGGAAAACAACACTTCGATCTTAATGATATTTTTAATAGTACTAATAGTCCTGATGTAGATATTAATGCCATTGCTCCCTTGCACGTAGATTATGCTCACGCCAACGCACTAGGTTTTTTTCCTGACGGAAATATACTTTTATCTTTGAAGTATATGAATTGTCTAATTAAGATAGATCGACAAACTAAAGACATAATCTGGTGTATTGGTGGTTCTAAATGTTTGAAGAATCAGTTCACTTTTGTAAACGATCCTAATAATGGTTTTTCCAATCAACATAGTGCGCGAATTCTACCCAACAATAATCTATTGCTGTTCGACAATGGGACATTACATTCTCAAAAAGAGTCTCGCGCCGTCGAATACGAAATTGATGAGCAAAATTTTACTGCTAGACTAATTTGGAGTTATAGCAATAATCAGTATACACCTGCTCAAGGTTCAGTTGAACGTCTTCCCAACGGTAATACTTTAATTGGTTGGGGATTTGCTACTAAGCCATTTGTTTCTGAAATTACACCTCAAGGTACAGTGGCTTTAGAAATGAGCTTACCTAAAGGTCAGATGGTTTATCGAGTTTGTCAAAGTAAGAAATAAGAAATAAGCAAAAGATTTAGAAAAGAACGACAACAGGGATGGAAAATTTTTCCGAGAAAAATAAAGTTCTTTCTCAAAAAAATTTTGTAGTTTAAGTACCTTTGACTAATTAAAAATTGTAAGGTGGCAATGCACTAAAGTACTCCCTTCAGTCGTCCACCTTACTCTACTAACAACTAACAATCAAAAATCAACAATTATGACCAGTTTAGAACCTACTTTAGATCAAGAGCAATTAAACCATTCTAGCCACGCAGTATACGAACACGAACATGATGAAGCTGGCAATAGTATGTTCGGCTTCATTACCTTCTTGCTTTCTGAGAGCGTTATTTTCCTTAGTTTTTTTGCTGGCTACATAGTTTATAAAACCACAACCTCTAATTGGCTTCCTTCTGGTGTAGAAGGACTAGAGGTCAGAGACCCGACCATCAATACCATCATTCTTGTTTCCAGTAGTTTTGTGATCTATATTGCCGAACGCTATCTTCATGACAAAAATCTTTGGGGTTTTCGCTTCTTTTGGTTACTAACTATGGCTATGGGGAGCTATTTCCTCTATGGACAAGCAGTGGAATGGAATACTCTGCAATTTGGTTTTACTTCTGGCGTATTTGGCGGAACGTTCTATCTACTAACTGGTTTTCATGGTTTGCACGTCTTTACTGGTGTGCTGCTTCAGGGAATTATGCTAATTCGTTCCTTTATTCCTGGGAATTATGAAGACGGGCAATTTGGCGTAGAGGCTACTTCACTGTTTTGGCACTTTGTCGATGTTATTTGGATTATTTTGTTTATTCTGATTTATGTCTGGCAATAATACAGCTAGTTGCGATCGCGAAATTAAGAGGTCATGTCGCCTCACAGTTCTTTATCGATGGGTTTGAGAATAAATCTAGTCAAAGCACTCATGCTAATTCTTTTTGGGAATTATATGACTAAATTGATTTAGGTAATGATTGTGAAATATGTAATTAGACCCATTCTCCCTAAAGTGGGAAATCCAGTAAGAATTAATGAAGCTGAATATCAAGAAATTACTAACGCCAGAAAACTAGCTTGGGATATTCTATTGGTCAAAGAATTTTTTTCTTATGTCGTCAGAAACTTCTCCCAACTAGAGAGTGAGAGCAAGAGAATAGAGACTAAAGCTAAGAATAATTCTAATGATTTCAGGGAACAATGGGAAAATGGTTCTTTTAGACTCGAAAATACTCACATTTTTAATCTGCTTGTGATGAATCTGCTTACTACCTGTAGATCGTATCTAGATTTATTCGATTATCAAGGAAAAAATAAACAGAGAGAATTATTTTCGGGAGAAGATGATATACGCAAGATCCTAGAAAATATTAAGAATGAACACCACGATCAAAATACCATGTGTAATTTTTTCTGGAAGTTAAGAAATTACACACAGCACCATTCTAGTCCAATAACGGGGAGTCCAACGTCAATTAACAATCCAGTCATAAAAATTGGATTTACTACTGATGTTAATAAAATATTAAAGCTGTCAGATGAAAGACAAGAATTAAAGACATATCTTGAAAATAAATTGTCTAATTATTCTCAGCAAGAATTACAAAAATATCCTAAAAAGCTAAATATTAGATTGCTGATCAAGGAATATATTATAGTAATGAAAAATATTCATGATGAATTCAACCAAAAATTAGATTCAAAGTTTCAAATTGTCAAGAATATACTTGATCATAAAGTTGAATATTACTGCCAAGATAACTCTCCAGAGTCAGCTTTTGAAATTTACAAGTCAAACAAAGAAAGTCAGGAATGGGAAGAACGTTTTGATGTATCTCTCCAACTGTTTAATGATTGGGAGAAAACAATCGAAAAATATTCTCAAATCAATCCAATAAATGACTAATTTAGCTCAAACTTGTTATTGATGAAATAAAACAATTGGGTGTAAAACGCATTCAAACTATGCACAAACCCAAAAATAAAATAGCAGGACAACTTTATCAAAAAATCGGATTTTCCTATATTGGTAATCTCGATGATGGAGATTTACTCATGGAAATGACAATTAACAAATAGCTATTAATAAGAATTGGCGAATAACGAATGACGAATAACAAAGGACAAATCAAAATATGATTATCGATGATCGCTTTTACGATGTAATTATTGTTGGTACGGGTGCGGGGGGAGGGACATTAACTCGCAAATTAGCCGAAGCTGGCAAAAAGATTTTGGTATTAGAACAGGGAGAGTTTACCGATAAAGAAAGTTCTGAATTAGTTGAAGTTGAAGTATTTAAGAAAGAAGATTATCACGCCCCAGAGCAATGGTACGATCGCGAGGGTGAACCATTTAATCCTCAAACTAGCTACTGTGTCGGTGGCAATACTAAAATTTATAGTGGAGCTTTTTTAAGATTTCGAGAAAAAGATTTTGAGCAAGTACAGCATCAAGATGGTATTTCCCCTGAATGGCCTTTAAAATATCAAGATTTTGAACCTTATTACACCGAAGCAGAAAAGCTGTATCGCACTCATGGTAAAGCAGGGGATGATCCCACAGAACCGACTAGAAGCCAAGATTATCCCATACCACCTGTCGATCGCATCCCACCTATCCAAGAAATCAGCGATCGCCTTTTTAAATACGGACTACACCCGGCTTACTTACCTATTGGGATCGGAGATGAAGGACGCACGGATTCAGAAGATACAGGAGTTAGCCCCGCAATACAGGCAGGTCATGATGTAACGTTGAAAACGTCGGCTAAAGTCGTAGCTTTACATACCAATGCTTCAGGAAGTGAGGTTAAAGCCGTTGAAGCTCAGATAAACGGACAATCTTATCTATTTATGGGTCATATTGTCGTACTTTCCTGTGGGGCGATTAATTCTGCTGCTTTATTATTGCGATCGGCAAATGAAAAACATCCTCGCGGTCTGGCTAATAGTTCCGATTTAATGGGACGCAATCTAATGAAACACCTGATGACGGTCATCTTACAACAATCTCCTCAGCCTCATTCTGGATTATTTCAACGCACTATGTATATTAATGATTTCTATTGGGGTGATGAAGATTTTCCCTACCCAATGGGTCATATCCAAGATGCGGGAGGGATTTTACAAGACGTAATCTTTTCAGAATCTCCACCAATTTTATCGGTTGCCGCTAAATTAATGCCTGGATTTGGCTTAAAACAATTAGCGAAACGTTCCCTGGGCTGGTGGCTACAAACAGAAGATTTGCCCGATCCTAATAATCGAGTTAGGTTAACTGACAATAAGCTTTACGTAGACTATACTCCTAACAACCTTGAGGCACACGATCGCCTATTATATCGTTGGCAAGAAGTTCTCAAAACTACAGATAAGCAATCTCGCGGAATCCATCCTTACGGAACTGTTCCCATTCAAGTTGTGGCACATCAATGCGGTACTTGTCGCTTTGGCGAAAATCCTCAAACTTCAGTACTTAATCTCAACTGTCGTACTCACGATGTCGAGAATCTATATGTAGTCGATAGTAGTTTTTTTCCTTCTAGTGCAGCTATTGGTCCAGCCTTAACAGTCATTGCTAACGCATTAAGAGTAGGAGATTATTTAATTGAACAGTTGAGTTAAGCCTGTAATCTCCTCACTATCAGTAAGATGGGAATAGTTTTATAAAAACCGATCTACTGCCAACAACAACTCATCAATGATCCGATTATGGAAATAATGGGGAGGATTCCATTTAATCCACTCCGAAGAACTATGTTCTGTCATCACAATTTCTAATTCTTCACTGACCCAAGCCAAAAAAATAACCAGCGATTTCTCAACTTTTTGCCCACCAAAAAGTCTGTATCGTGGATAATAAATTGTTCTATAGCGGAAATCCAATTCCAAGCAAACTTGTCGTTTAGTAATTCCTGTTTCTTCAGATAACTCTCGTAAAGCGCACTGTAGCTCTGTTTCCCCTGGTTCAATATGACCTTTAGGTAGATCGTAACGATGCGATCGCTTCATTAAGAGAAATGATGGTTGTTTAGTTTTAGTGAAACAAATTACACCACAGGATTTTACTTTTTGCATGGAGAGCGATCGCATTACAAAGACGATCATGATCGAGATAAATGTTTTTTAGAGCATAATTCAAACTTTTAATTCCTCAGGTAGAGTGAAGCTACCATCAGCATTGCAGGGAAAAGCGAGCGCTTTTTTTACCGCAGTGCAGGGCAATAAACCATAAAGATGAGGATACAATTCTGTTCCTCCTTCAAGATTTTCTTCTACTAAATCGCTATCTATTTTTGAAGGCTCAACAACTAATATAACAAGACTATTTTGCCCTCGAAAAAAATGATCTGCTACTGTCAGAAGTTGGTCAAGATAAGAACAGTGAATAAATTGCTCGATAACAAAACCTTTTGGTTGATATACACCAATAGATTGAGCATAATCCCACTCAGCCAATGAGGTTATATGATAAATCAATTGATTCAATGTTGTTCACCATTAATATGAACAATCAACTCTCTGTAATGGCTACGCTGACGATGTTCCCAGAGATAAATTCCCTGCCAGGTACCCAAAACTAATCTCCCTCCAGAAATGGGAATATGTTCCGAGGTATGGGTAAGAGCCGAGCGAATATGAGCTGGCATATCATCAGGACCTTCCGCACTGTGAATATAGCGCATAGAATCTTCGGGTACTAATTGAGCAAAGAAGTTTTCTAAATCCCTTAAGACATCGGGATCGGCATTTTCTTGGATTACCAAAGATGCAGAAGTATGACGGACAAATATAGTACACAAACCAGTATTTACCGAAGATTGTGCCACGGCTTGTTCAACTTGATTGGTAATTTTGTGGAGTGATTTTCCTGTAGTTCTAATTTTTAAAGCTATTTGATGGTGTTTCATTGTTGCGTGCAATTTAACTATTTTTGCTCAGGTGGTTATTAGAAGACTTTGGCTCTTGGTCGATAATGGATTCGCTATTTTTAGCGGCTTCACTCTGAGAATCAGAAGTATTTTGGGAATTATTTGGGGGTTTATTGTCTCTGGCTTCTGCTTCTACCTCCTGAGCCGAGGGATTAAAATTACAGCGGGCGAAGAGATGTTTGATCACTTTCTGTTCTACCTCGGGCAGAGCAAACCACCAAGGAAGATGACCTACTGGTGCCTCCGTAGGATTAAAACTTAATTGTTCATATAGTAGATATCCAGTACCGCTAGAGACTTCACCTTTTTTCCAACCAACTTGTGTCGCAAATTGTCGCCAGGTTTCAGTTGAGAAATCTCCTTTTTGGTTAACACTCTGCCAAACTTCTTGCTGTGAACTAAAACCAAATTTATTACCACTATATTTTTTCCAGAGATAATCAATAGTCGTGATATCAGGACAAGAAAATTCGGCAATAGTTTTGAGCTCAATAAATACGTGCTTATTTTGCTGTTTAGCCGTTTTGACAATTTGCTCTATTAGCTTATAGGTATGCAGATCAGCTTCTGACCATTTTTGATTTTTTAACAAATCACGCAGCACGCTGTAATCAATACCAGTTTTCTCTGAAATCAAAGCTATTTTATTAGGAATTTTAGCAGCATCAGTAGTTGCTGCTTCTGATCCATTGGGTTGGTTAAGAGCTTCATCGGTTTCAGGTTGAGATTCAGTTTCTGCTGACGATTCAACTACTACATCAGGAGTTGGCGATTCATTCGACTCTGCCACTTCATTTTCAACTTCAGAATTTACAGTTTCTTGAGTAGGAGCAGGAGTAAAAGTAGGTACTGAAGTAATAGTATCGGGGTCGGTTGATACTTCAGGCTGATCGCTGTTATCTGGTTGAGAGGAAGTAGGATTAGTTGGCTCTGATTCTGGAGTTGACTCAACCTCCGGCTGGTTAGCTACATCGGTAGTTGGCGGAGATGAGGTTTCTGGGATATTTGTTTCTTCCACTGCTGGTGCTGGATTTTTGGCGATAGGTTGACTATCTGGCTTAGCGATCTCGCTTTGCGAGGTGGCAGAGCCAATCGCCTCTTGATAACTATTCATAGGAATTGCGTAATTGGAAGTCCCTCCAGATATGGCATTGACATTAGCCTCCCCATGAATACCGATCATCAAACCCTCTTGGTTAAATACTGGTCCCCCACTCATACCAGGAAAGGCTTCGCCATTATAGATGAGAGAATAGCCGTTTTCTGTTGATTTGGGTAGTATACCAACCAAGTTAGCTGGAAAGAAGCGATAGTAACGATTATCTTCTTTACGTAATTCTCCAGGATAGCCAGCAAAATAAATACTTTGTCCTTCATTCAAATTTCCCGAATTACCTATTTCGGCTAATTGATAGTTCTGGTTAGTGGTGAATTGTAATATCGCTAAATCTAACCCTGGTAATTTTTTAATGCTGGCGGGATCAACTGGATGTTTTCTGCCGTCAATGGTCTGAACAATATATTCTCCAGGATTTTTCATAACGTGCCAGTTGGTTAACACGGTATAAACATTATTAGAATATTCAATCAGTGAACCAGAACCAACACTAGCACCATCTATGCGCACAGTAATTTGCTTAGCACGAAGATTAACTTCTTCTGGAGTAAGAGTTTGAGCTAGTTGAGTAACTGAAGCTTTGGTAATTTGTGGTTGTAGGTTCAAAGCTAAGGCACTTAGTAGAAAGGTACAGCTGATTGTTCCTCCTACATATAGTTTGGTAATTTTCCCAGAAAATTTCATTCATTTAACTCCGATAGGTCTAACTAAAAGTATTTATTGGTATTGACGTTAAAATCGATAATCGTTCCTTAACCAAATCTTTAGTTAGAATCAACAAACCACGACAATAAAAAAACAGATTGAAATCTGTAATAGATAATCGATTATCAACTATCTTATTAATTCTCGAATAGTAACTGCCCTATGGTCAAAAGTTATAGGTCAATATTCTCACTATTACTCATCATAATCCCCACCAGAACCATACTTCCAGGCATCTAGCCAACGATGATAATAATACTGCTGAGTCGGAGATAAATTTTTGACTACTGGCTGAACTAATTTAGCTGCGCTATAAAAACTACCGTACATTGCCAAATTAAGATAGTGAGCAGTCCAATTGACCAGAGATTTGATTCCAATCTGCGGTATCAAAGGAACAACTAGCTTAGGATTGACTAGGGGTAGGGTCTTCGCCAGAGGGATAAATTGAATTACATCCTGTAAAAATGGTTTGAGGACACTATCTCCTAAACGCTCCATCACTGCAAAGACGCCATTCATTAAATTATTAATTTGTTGTGGATTAACTTGCTTGCCCACCTCAACACTCATAGTTTGCTGAAATAGCCAGGTAACAGATATATTGGGTTGATAAGGTTGCAATATAGCTAAATCTTTACTGTTTAAACTATCTAAGGTTAGAGCTTCATTGATACCATAAGTCAGACGTTTGAGGTGACGTATCATTGCCCCAAAACCACCAAAGCTAACTGGAGATTGTCCTCCCGCACTATCTCCCACGGGTAAGATGCGATTAAACGGTAACTTGATCGGACTATTCTTGTAAGCAGGGAAAAAACCAAATAAAAATCGCTGAAATTCTAGCTGTTCTAAGCTAACGTTTTGATATTCTGGTAGCAGTCTTAAATATTCCTCCATAAAGTATTCGAGGCTAGGTCTTTCGGGGTTAGCATCTAAGTAGCTAAACATATAGGTTGTACGACCATCTCTGGCAGGAAACGCTTCCCAAAAATACTGGCAATAGTTGATGATGGGTGTAAAAGAATAAATTAAATCTCCTGTATTATTTTCAGGAAAGCCCTGGGCGCAGCTACCAACTACCACACAGACTGCTTCGGGTTTTGCACTTTTTCTTACCTGTTTAATGATTGGTGAAAAGTGACCCATAGCATCAATCAGCAAGCGAGTTTTAATTGCCTGTTCTCCTGCTTTTAGTATTACTCCATCAGGATGTACTTGGGCGGACTTAAACGCTGTGTTTTCCAGTAATAAACCACCAGCTTGAAGAAATTTTTGTTTTAGTGTTTCTAATAAATAAACTGGATCGACCCCGATATTTAAAACATCTTTTACCCATACTTCTTGTCCGTTTTGAAAACTAACTCGAGCAGGATTATATTCTGTGGCGATCGCCTGTTCTAATTCAGCTTCAGACAATAGCTCTAATTCAACCAAAGTGGCTAATTCTTGGCGGGAGATGTTCCATTCTTGTGTTCTGCCTCGTAAAATTCCCCGCTCAATCAAGGTAACTTGCCAACCAAGTTTTTGTAATGCAGCACCCAACAAGATGCCTAATGTACCTCCACAAATAACGATATCAACTTCGCAATCTTCCAAACATTCTGTACTTGTGTCAACTACATCTGGAGCATCTATATTTCCTGAGCGCAAAGCTGACCAAAACTTATCTGCTCTTCGCAGTCTTTCAAGGACATTATCAGGCTGTTGTGAGAGTATTTCTTCTGTTAAGCTCATCCGGTTAGTTATTAAGTATGTTAAGTACAGAATATCGATTTAGGTGATCAAAGAGCGCTCCGCTGTAAGACCACTCAGATTAGTTTTACCGTTAGTCAATTTGGCGAGAATACTAGATTCTGGAAATGGAATTTTCGGACTTTCAGTTAATAAATAGTCTAAAAAAGTTTCAGCTATAACTGAGAGTTTTTTTCCTGCTAAGTATGATACGTACCAACGACGCTTGATTGGAAAATGTTGAAAGTCTAAGATGGTTAATTCCCCTGATATTCCTTCCGAAATTAGGCAGTGTTCTGACAAAATTGAAATACCTAACCCTCCGGCGATCGCTTGTTTGATGGCTTCGTTACTGCCTAGCTCTAGTTTGACCTTTACTGATATTTTGTGCTTGTCAAATAATTCTAGAATTGCCTCTCTTGTCCCCGAACCATACTCCCTCATAATAAAGGGACGATCATTTAAATGTTTTAGTTCAAGATTCTGCTGCTGTGCCAAGGGATGATCTTTTTTAGCTACTACTACCAAAGGATTATCTAAAAATGATTTACTCTTCAAATCCATATCTTTGTGAGGATTACTAACTATATATAGATCATCTCTATTTTCTGACATTCTTTGCTGAATTTCTTGATGATTAGTGACTTTCAAAGCAACATCAATCCCTGGATAGAGTTGACAAAAAGAGCCTAGTAACCTGGGGACAAAATATTTTGCCGTAGTAATTACAGCTAGTTTCAACTGCCCCTGTTTAGTTCCTTTCAAGTCAGCCACTTTCATCTCAAAGTTACTCAACTTTTCAAAGATATCCTGGCAAGTTTCCAGCAAATCTTCCCCAGCGTCAGTTAAATACAAACTTTTACCAATTTGTTCCAATAATGGCAGCCCTACTGCCTTAGTTAATTGTTTAACTTGACTAGAAACAGTTGGTTGAGTGATCAACAATTCTTCGGCTGCACGGGTAAAACTACCATTTCGTGCCACTGTCTCAAATACCTTTAATTGATGCAGAGTTGCTTGTATCAAAAGTTACTTCTCCTTGTTTTTTCTCTAATTACTAATCTAATCATACACAAAAATCAATGATTATAAAAGAAATCATAATTTAAAGTATATGATAGGTGACTAAAAAAAATGTTATACATTTTTGTACAATGACTTTGATAGCTTGGAAAAAGCAGATAAATAGGTGAGTTCGGAATTCACAAGAAGCTAGACTTACCGCTATCTACAAGGTTCAATATTACTCAAACTTTAAATCATGTTTGATTTTTTCAACTCAATACTTAATCGACATCCAGAACGGAATAAAGCTAACGTAGAGATATATACTTGGATGACTTGCCCTTTTTGTATTCGTGCCAAATTGCTTTTATGGTGGAAAGGGGTGAATTTCACTGAGTATAAAATAGATGGGAACGAAACAGCCCGTAATAATATGGCACAAAGAGCCAACGGCAAAAGAACAGTTCCGCAAATTTTCCTCAATGATCGTCATTTAGGAGGCTGTGACGATCTTTACGATCTAGATGCCAGAAACGAGTTAGATCCTCTATTAGCCCAGTCACCCAACTGAACAGACCAAGGATCTTGGTTTCCATGCTGCGATACTAGTTTGATTCCCACGCC
This genomic window contains:
- a CDS encoding NAD(P)/FAD-dependent oxidoreductase, giving the protein MSLTEEILSQQPDNVLERLRRADKFWSALRSGNIDAPDVVDTSTECLEDCEVDIVICGGTLGILLGAALQKLGWQVTLIERGILRGRTQEWNISRQELATLVELELLSEAELEQAIATEYNPARVSFQNGQEVWVKDVLNIGVDPVYLLETLKQKFLQAGGLLLENTAFKSAQVHPDGVILKAGEQAIKTRLLIDAMGHFSPIIKQVRKSAKPEAVCVVVGSCAQGFPENNTGDLIYSFTPIINYCQYFWEAFPARDGRTTYMFSYLDANPERPSLEYFMEEYLRLLPEYQNVSLEQLEFQRFLFGFFPAYKNSPIKLPFNRILPVGDSAGGQSPVSFGGFGAMIRHLKRLTYGINEALTLDSLNSKDLAILQPYQPNISVTWLFQQTMSVEVGKQVNPQQINNLMNGVFAVMERLGDSVLKPFLQDVIQFIPLAKTLPLVNPKLVVPLIPQIGIKSLVNWTAHYLNLAMYGSFYSAAKLVQPVVKNLSPTQQYYYHRWLDAWKYGSGGDYDE
- a CDS encoding LysR family transcriptional regulator yields the protein MIQATLHQLKVFETVARNGSFTRAAEELLITQPTVSSQVKQLTKAVGLPLLEQIGKSLYLTDAGEDLLETCQDIFEKLSNFEMKVADLKGTKQGQLKLAVITTAKYFVPRLLGSFCQLYPGIDVALKVTNHQEIQQRMSENRDDLYIVSNPHKDMDLKSKSFLDNPLVVVAKKDHPLAQQQNLELKHLNDRPFIMREYGSGTREAILELFDKHKISVKVKLELGSNEAIKQAIAGGLGISILSEHCLISEGISGELTILDFQHFPIKRRWYVSYLAGKKLSVIAETFLDYLLTESPKIPFPESSILAKLTNGKTNLSGLTAERSLIT
- the grxC gene encoding glutaredoxin 3, producing the protein MFDFFNSILNRHPERNKANVEIYTWMTCPFCIRAKLLLWWKGVNFTEYKIDGNETARNNMAQRANGKRTVPQIFLNDRHLGGCDDLYDLDARNELDPLLAQSPN
- a CDS encoding secondary thiamine-phosphate synthase enzyme YjbQ yields the protein MKHHQIALKIRTTGKSLHKITNQVEQAVAQSSVNTGLCTIFVRHTSASLVIQENADPDVLRDLENFFAQLVPEDSMRYIHSAEGPDDMPAHIRSALTHTSEHIPISGGRLVLGTWQGIYLWEHRQRSHYRELIVHINGEQH
- a CDS encoding aryl-sulfate sulfotransferase; this translates as MTDSAISGVVNNTEISIPPIWLIRILVWGQRFFQPVIKPKKLPLKFPTINIGILENPYPGTLLFTNANNPFLSNIERFNSHIAEIDKYTGKILLYRRILTKAYLFQSQPDGYSYGILEKIGVNGGGHSGTHYLCDRNLKVINSFRIVDLPESTTDLHEFLLLENGNVLLLSYQSRKIDLSSIGGDKEALVYDPVIIEQTSSGEITWFWHGKQHFDLNDIFNSTNSPDVDINAIAPLHVDYAHANALGFFPDGNILLSLKYMNCLIKIDRQTKDIIWCIGGSKCLKNQFTFVNDPNNGFSNQHSARILPNNNLLLFDNGTLHSQKESRAVEYEIDEQNFTARLIWSYSNNQYTPAQGSVERLPNGNTLIGWGFATKPFVSEITPQGTVALEMSLPKGQMVYRVCQSKK
- a CDS encoding heme-copper oxidase subunit III, encoding MTSLEPTLDQEQLNHSSHAVYEHEHDEAGNSMFGFITFLLSESVIFLSFFAGYIVYKTTTSNWLPSGVEGLEVRDPTINTIILVSSSFVIYIAERYLHDKNLWGFRFFWLLTMAMGSYFLYGQAVEWNTLQFGFTSGVFGGTFYLLTGFHGLHVFTGVLLQGIMLIRSFIPGNYEDGQFGVEATSLFWHFVDVIWIILFILIYVWQ
- a CDS encoding bis(5'-nucleosyl)-tetraphosphatase, which codes for MIVFVMRSLSMQKVKSCGVICFTKTKQPSFLLMKRSHRYDLPKGHIEPGETELQCALRELSEETGITKRQVCLELDFRYRTIYYPRYRLFGGQKVEKSLVIFLAWVSEELEIVMTEHSSSEWIKWNPPHYFHNRIIDELLLAVDRFL
- a CDS encoding GMC oxidoreductase, whose translation is MIIDDRFYDVIIVGTGAGGGTLTRKLAEAGKKILVLEQGEFTDKESSELVEVEVFKKEDYHAPEQWYDREGEPFNPQTSYCVGGNTKIYSGAFLRFREKDFEQVQHQDGISPEWPLKYQDFEPYYTEAEKLYRTHGKAGDDPTEPTRSQDYPIPPVDRIPPIQEISDRLFKYGLHPAYLPIGIGDEGRTDSEDTGVSPAIQAGHDVTLKTSAKVVALHTNASGSEVKAVEAQINGQSYLFMGHIVVLSCGAINSAALLLRSANEKHPRGLANSSDLMGRNLMKHLMTVILQQSPQPHSGLFQRTMYINDFYWGDEDFPYPMGHIQDAGGILQDVIFSESPPILSVAAKLMPGFGLKQLAKRSLGWWLQTEDLPDPNNRVRLTDNKLYVDYTPNNLEAHDRLLYRWQEVLKTTDKQSRGIHPYGTVPIQVVAHQCGTCRFGENPQTSVLNLNCRTHDVENLYVVDSSFFPSSAAIGPALTVIANALRVGDYLIEQLS
- a CDS encoding DUF952 domain-containing protein, translated to MNQLIYHITSLAEWDYAQSIGVYQPKGFVIEQFIHCSYLDQLLTVADHFFRGQNSLVILVVEPSKIDSDLVEENLEGGTELYPHLYGLLPCTAVKKALAFPCNADGSFTLPEELKV
- a CDS encoding GUN4 domain-containing protein, whose translation is MKFSGKITKLYVGGTISCTFLLSALALNLQPQITKASVTQLAQTLTPEEVNLRAKQITVRIDGASVGSGSLIEYSNNVYTVLTNWHVMKNPGEYIVQTIDGRKHPVDPASIKKLPGLDLAILQFTTNQNYQLAEIGNSGNLNEGQSIYFAGYPGELRKEDNRYYRFFPANLVGILPKSTENGYSLIYNGEAFPGMSGGPVFNQEGLMIGIHGEANVNAISGGTSNYAIPMNSYQEAIGSATSQSEIAKPDSQPIAKNPAPAVEETNIPETSSPPTTDVANQPEVESTPESEPTNPTSSQPDNSDQPEVSTDPDTITSVPTFTPAPTQETVNSEVENEVAESNESPTPDVVVESSAETESQPETDEALNQPNGSEAATTDAAKIPNKIALISEKTGIDYSVLRDLLKNQKWSEADLHTYKLIEQIVKTAKQQNKHVFIELKTIAEFSCPDITTIDYLWKKYSGNKFGFSSQQEVWQSVNQKGDFSTETWRQFATQVGWKKGEVSSGTGYLLYEQLSFNPTEAPVGHLPWWFALPEVEQKVIKHLFARCNFNPSAQEVEAEARDNKPPNNSQNTSDSQSEAAKNSESIIDQEPKSSNNHLSKNS